Proteins encoded in a region of the bacterium genome:
- a CDS encoding outer membrane lipoprotein-sorting protein — MTISSKGLAALGALVLTVVMFPAPADTQDAIPLTAEQLKARWHGRLDSQHFTAQIRLEMELAGLREVRRLSVFRDDEAGDSERVMIRFETPADLRRVAVLYLEHSDRPNDYFIYQPATRRVRRLPASIADDDVYGIDLEFLGFGVAQNEPTRTIEVSRERLGNRATYRIIEGARLENPRFTRRITWIDATNFIPIRTEHFRKKRLVLIAETLEVSLIQGVPTPIEMRFSKPGEKRFVRLVVESVDYETGLAAEAFSIMNLARGR, encoded by the coding sequence ATGACGATCAGCAGTAAGGGACTGGCGGCCTTGGGCGCGCTTGTGCTTACCGTCGTCATGTTTCCTGCGCCAGCCGATACCCAGGACGCGATTCCTCTTACTGCGGAACAGTTGAAAGCTCGCTGGCACGGGCGACTCGACTCGCAGCATTTTACCGCTCAGATCCGCCTCGAAATGGAACTGGCCGGCCTTCGTGAGGTCCGTAGGCTCTCCGTATTTCGCGACGACGAAGCCGGAGATTCCGAACGTGTGATGATCCGTTTTGAGACACCGGCAGACCTGCGCCGTGTCGCGGTGCTGTACCTGGAACACTCCGATCGCCCGAACGACTATTTCATTTATCAGCCTGCAACGCGGCGCGTGCGTCGACTTCCAGCTTCGATTGCCGATGACGACGTCTACGGAATCGATCTCGAGTTCCTGGGCTTTGGCGTCGCGCAGAATGAGCCGACTCGAACGATCGAAGTCTCACGAGAGCGACTCGGCAATCGCGCTACCTACCGAATCATTGAAGGCGCACGACTGGAAAACCCTCGATTTACCCGTCGCATTACCTGGATCGATGCGACAAATTTCATTCCGATCAGGACCGAACACTTTCGGAAGAAGAGGTTGGTCCTGATTGCGGAGACCCTTGAAGTGAGCCTCATTCAGGGCGTTCCCACACCGATTGAAATGCGTTTCAGCAAACCCGGCGAGAAGCGCTTCGTACGACTCGTGGTCGAGAGTGTCGATTACGAGACTGGCCTGGCTGCCGAGGCCTTCTCGATCATGAATCTGGCTCGCGGTCGCTAG